In Urechidicola croceus, a single window of DNA contains:
- the sucC gene encoding ADP-forming succinate--CoA ligase subunit beta produces MNLHEYQGKEILSSFGVRIQRGIVADNHKKAVDAAKQLTTETGTSWYVVKAQIHAGGRGKGGGVKLAKSLQEVEKISNDIIGMMLKTPQTSAEGKKVNQVLIAEDVYYPGDSEPEEYYMSVLLNRSTGRNMIMYSTEGGMDIETVAEETPHLIFHEEIDPALGLLPFQARKIAFNLGLSGGALKEMVKFVTALYTAYVKSDSSLFEINPVLKTSDSKILAVDAKVTLDDSALYRHKDYMELRDLREENAIEVEANAAGLNYVDLDGNVGCMVNGAGLAMSTMDLIKQSGGEPANFLDVGGTADAERVEKGFRIILRDPAVKAILVNIFGGIVRCDRVAQGIVDAYKNMGDDIKVPIIVRLQGTNAIEAKKLIEDSGLPVHSVVEFQEAADKVQEVLA; encoded by the coding sequence ATGAATTTACACGAATATCAAGGGAAAGAAATATTAAGCAGTTTTGGCGTTAGAATTCAACGCGGTATTGTTGCTGATAATCATAAAAAGGCTGTTGATGCAGCAAAACAATTAACTACAGAAACCGGAACTAGTTGGTATGTTGTAAAAGCGCAGATTCATGCTGGTGGCCGTGGTAAAGGTGGAGGTGTGAAACTTGCAAAAAGTTTACAAGAAGTTGAGAAAATATCAAATGATATTATTGGAATGATGTTGAAGACTCCTCAAACTTCTGCAGAAGGGAAAAAGGTGAATCAAGTTTTAATTGCTGAAGATGTATATTATCCTGGTGATAGTGAACCAGAAGAGTATTACATGTCAGTATTGTTAAATCGTTCAACTGGTAGAAATATGATTATGTATTCTACAGAAGGAGGAATGGATATTGAAACAGTTGCAGAAGAAACACCACATTTAATTTTTCATGAAGAGATTGACCCTGCATTAGGGTTACTTCCTTTTCAAGCTCGTAAAATTGCTTTTAATCTAGGATTGAGCGGTGGAGCTTTAAAAGAAATGGTAAAGTTTGTAACTGCATTATATACTGCTTATGTAAAATCGGATAGTTCATTATTTGAAATCAATCCAGTTTTAAAAACTTCTGATAGTAAGATTTTAGCTGTTGATGCTAAAGTTACTCTTGATGATAGCGCATTATACCGTCATAAAGATTATATGGAATTGCGTGATTTGCGTGAGGAGAATGCTATTGAAGTTGAAGCAAATGCTGCAGGACTTAATTATGTTGATCTTGATGGGAACGTTGGTTGTATGGTAAACGGAGCTGGATTGGCAATGAGTACTATGGATTTAATTAAGCAATCTGGTGGAGAGCCAGCAAACTTCTTAGATGTTGGAGGTACTGCTGATGCTGAACGAGTTGAAAAAGGTTTTAGAATTATTTTACGTGATCCTGCGGTTAAGGCAATTTTAGTAAATATTTTTGGTGGAATTGTACGTTGCGATCGTGTAGCTCAAGGAATTGTTGATGCTTACAAAAATATGGGTGATGATATCAAAGTTCCTATAATTGTTCGTTTACAAGGAACTAATGCTATAGAAGCTAAAAAACTAATTGAAGATAGTGGTTTACCAGTACATTCAGTTGTTGAGTTTCAAGAAGCAGCCGATAAAGTACAAGAGGTATTGGCTTAG